The Prochlorococcus marinus CUG1416 genome has a segment encoding these proteins:
- the rfbB gene encoding dTDP-glucose 4,6-dehydratase → MKFLITGGLGFIGSALIRKILEDTKHNVLNLDKHTYAANLFNLKSIQDCDRYQFIKGDICDENLIQKLLDSYQPDFLMHLAAESHVDNSINNPSEFINTNILGTFILLKSCLQYWNSLPYARKTRFKFHHISTDEVYGSLNSDKTFDENSKYQPSSPYAASKASSDHLVRSWFKTYNLPIVITNCSNNYGPFQFPEKLIPLTILNAIQGKKIPIYGDGLQVRDWLHVEDHAEALLRVISEGKIGETYNIGSNNQRVNIDVVNKICDILDKIVIEKPANLNSFNDLITHVKDRPGHDFKYGINSLKILKNLQWEPKIQFEEGIKKTIIWYLNNKNHYI, encoded by the coding sequence TTGAAATTTCTTATTACTGGTGGACTCGGATTTATTGGATCTGCTCTAATAAGAAAAATTTTAGAAGATACCAAACATAATGTTTTGAATTTAGATAAACATACTTATGCCGCAAATTTATTTAATTTAAAGTCTATCCAGGATTGTGATCGCTATCAATTTATAAAAGGAGATATTTGTGATGAAAATCTTATTCAAAAATTATTGGATAGTTATCAACCAGATTTCTTAATGCACCTTGCAGCAGAATCTCATGTAGATAATTCAATAAATAATCCTTCAGAATTTATAAATACAAATATTCTTGGAACCTTTATATTATTGAAAAGTTGCCTCCAATATTGGAATTCATTACCATATGCAAGAAAAACCAGATTCAAATTTCATCATATCTCTACTGACGAGGTTTATGGAAGTCTGAACTCAGATAAAACTTTTGATGAGAATTCTAAATATCAGCCCAGCTCACCATATGCTGCTTCAAAGGCAAGTTCTGATCATTTAGTTCGCTCATGGTTTAAAACATATAATTTACCAATAGTGATTACTAATTGCTCTAATAATTATGGTCCCTTTCAATTCCCAGAGAAATTGATTCCTCTTACAATACTAAATGCTATTCAAGGAAAAAAAATCCCAATTTATGGAGATGGTCTGCAGGTAAGGGATTGGTTACATGTTGAGGATCATGCTGAAGCATTATTAAGAGTCATTTCAGAAGGAAAGATTGGCGAAACTTATAATATTGGAAGTAATAATCAAAGAGTAAATATTGATGTTGTTAATAAAATATGTGATATTTTAGATAAAATCGTGATAGAAAAACCTGCAAATTTAAATTCATTCAACGATTTAATCACTCATGTCAAAGACAGACCTGGGCATGACTTTAAATATGGCATTAATTCATTAAAGATACTTAAAAATTTACAATGGGAACCAAAAATTCAATTTGAAGAAGGAATTAAAAAAACTATAATTTGGTATCTAAATAACAAAAATCATTATATTTAA
- a CDS encoding cytidylyltransferase domain-containing protein encodes MGKESSKKIQGLLMNKFISIIPLRKGSKGIKNKNTKLLNGIPLYLYTINQSSRLFEKCIVNTNIEEILNKKFTSNIDTFKREEKYSGDKTSMQEVLNDLFCKLNLVDYNAVLLQATSPLRSDQDIINAINLFKTKEYSLVISVKETEKNILKYGIKKNNFFKPLHKKSLFKNRQELPKVLSPNGAIYVFSIKDFLKCKDFPSNKIGFYEMPLERSIDIDNIEDFRKVSKIIKK; translated from the coding sequence ATGGGAAAAGAATCTTCAAAAAAAATTCAAGGACTCCTTATGAATAAATTCATATCAATAATCCCCTTAAGAAAAGGTTCAAAAGGTATAAAAAATAAAAACACTAAATTACTTAATGGTATCCCGCTTTATTTATATACTATTAACCAATCATCAAGACTATTTGAAAAATGTATTGTAAATACAAATATTGAAGAGATTTTAAATAAAAAATTTACATCTAACATTGATACATTTAAAAGAGAGGAGAAATATTCAGGAGATAAAACTTCTATGCAAGAAGTCCTAAATGATCTATTTTGTAAATTGAATTTAGTTGATTACAATGCTGTCTTATTGCAAGCAACATCTCCCTTAAGATCAGATCAAGATATTATCAATGCCATTAATTTATTTAAAACTAAAGAGTATTCACTTGTAATAAGTGTAAAAGAAACTGAAAAAAATATTTTAAAATATGGAATTAAAAAAAATAATTTTTTTAAACCTTTACATAAAAAGTCTCTCTTTAAAAACAGACAAGAACTTCCAAAAGTTCTTTCTCCTAATGGTGCAATTTATGTTTTTTCAATAAAAGATTTTTTGAAATGTAAAGACTTTCCATCAAATAAAATTGGTTTCTATGAAATGCCCTTAGAAAGATCAATAGATATAGATAATATAGAAGACTTTAGAAAAGTTTCGAAAATTATTAAAAAATAA
- a CDS encoding polysaccharide deacetylase family protein, with product MKAIMYHYIKKYDASHPNFRFLDFKNFKLQLDFFDKKFGFVSKKEWIDFIDNGVYPNSKGKVILTFDDGLQCHYEIVFKELLRRGLWGIFYIPAMPHIDNKFLDVHRIHLLTGAFSGEVLFLSLNKYLRKYMIPDSKIEEFNKNTYKNQENSYMITEFKKILNYYISYEYRELLIDQISFDLNYKFNIEDFYIRPINLKNMSKNGMIIGSHSYSHPVMSKLSFAEQKVEIEKSLKFLESINIVAPKTYCHPYGGFHTFNKKTIEILNFEKVSYSFNVEPREISPDDIDNSRQHLPRFDCNLFPYGKAD from the coding sequence ATGAAGGCCATAATGTATCACTACATTAAAAAATATGATGCAAGTCATCCAAATTTCAGATTTCTTGATTTTAAGAATTTCAAATTACAGTTAGATTTCTTTGATAAAAAATTTGGTTTTGTATCAAAAAAAGAATGGATTGATTTTATAGATAATGGTGTATATCCAAATTCTAAAGGTAAGGTAATTTTAACTTTTGATGATGGACTTCAATGCCATTATGAGATTGTTTTTAAAGAACTACTGAGAAGGGGATTATGGGGTATTTTCTATATTCCCGCAATGCCGCATATAGATAACAAGTTTTTAGATGTGCATAGAATCCACCTTTTAACGGGTGCTTTTTCTGGAGAAGTTTTGTTTCTATCTTTAAATAAATATCTTAGAAAATATATGATCCCAGATAGCAAGATTGAAGAATTTAACAAAAACACTTATAAGAATCAGGAAAACTCATATATGATTACAGAATTTAAAAAAATCCTAAATTATTATATTTCATATGAGTATCGAGAATTGTTAATTGATCAAATATCATTCGATTTGAATTATAAATTTAATATAGAGGATTTTTATATAAGACCAATCAATTTGAAAAATATGTCAAAAAATGGAATGATTATTGGATCACATTCTTATAGTCATCCAGTAATGAGTAAGTTATCTTTTGCTGAACAGAAAGTTGAAATTGAAAAATCACTTAAATTCTTAGAAAGTATAAATATTGTGGCACCAAAAACTTATTGTCACCCATATGGAGGTTTTCATACCTTTAACAAAAAAACAATTGAAATCTTAAATTTCGAGAAGGTGTCATATTCTTTTAATGTTGAACCGAGGGAAATTAGTCCTGATGATATTGATAATTCGAGGCAACATTTGCCAAGATTTGATTGTAATTTATTCCCTTATGGTAAAGCAGATTAA
- a CDS encoding DegT/DnrJ/EryC1/StrS family aminotransferase, which produces MGETIPSWTYEYELNENKKTYFDLINKVFDSGRLILGQELENFEKNFSEYIGTNFAIGCDNATNALFLILKSIGIKKGEEVITVANTAIPTVSAIRQSGGTPIFVDVNENALIDINKIKNALTSKTKAIIAVHLYGYPCDIQEIKKLSNQYDITLIEDCSQAHGASFKGKKVGSIGDFSAFSFYPTKPLGAYGDAGIICTNDIDKYQLIKRLRFYGIEKDYVAEVDGFNSRMDEIQAAILNFKLKKLEKNIFYRKNIAEIYYKNLTREFFNPIPIPKYSNCSFYLIPFYFAKNRDDFQEKLKNAGVGTNVSYRNPIHLMKAYRDLGYKKGDLPKTELFCKHNISLPIFDLMPIETTYEVVNRVSKVLDSY; this is translated from the coding sequence ATGGGCGAAACAATACCCTCTTGGACATATGAATATGAATTGAATGAGAATAAAAAAACTTATTTTGATTTAATAAATAAAGTATTTGATTCAGGAAGGCTTATTCTTGGTCAGGAATTAGAAAACTTTGAAAAGAATTTTTCAGAGTATATAGGTACAAATTTTGCTATTGGGTGTGATAATGCAACTAATGCACTTTTTTTGATTTTAAAGTCTATAGGAATAAAAAAAGGGGAAGAGGTTATTACAGTAGCAAATACAGCAATACCAACCGTTTCAGCTATAAGGCAATCTGGAGGAACTCCAATATTTGTTGATGTAAATGAAAACGCCCTAATTGATATCAATAAAATTAAAAATGCTCTAACTAGCAAAACCAAAGCAATTATTGCTGTACATCTCTATGGTTATCCTTGTGATATTCAAGAGATTAAAAAATTATCAAATCAATATGATATTACTTTAATAGAAGACTGTAGCCAAGCACATGGAGCAAGTTTTAAAGGTAAGAAAGTAGGATCTATAGGGGATTTTTCAGCGTTTTCCTTTTATCCAACTAAACCATTGGGGGCTTATGGCGATGCTGGAATTATTTGTACTAATGATATTGATAAATATCAACTAATTAAAAGATTAAGATTCTATGGGATCGAAAAAGATTATGTTGCTGAAGTTGATGGTTTTAATTCTAGGATGGATGAAATACAAGCAGCTATTCTTAATTTCAAGTTAAAAAAACTAGAAAAGAATATTTTTTATAGAAAAAATATTGCTGAAATTTATTATAAAAATTTAACAAGAGAATTTTTCAATCCAATACCAATCCCAAAATATTCAAATTGCTCTTTTTATTTAATACCCTTTTATTTCGCAAAAAATAGAGATGATTTTCAAGAAAAATTAAAGAATGCTGGTGTGGGCACTAATGTTAGTTATAGAAATCCTATACATTTGATGAAAGCTTATCGTGATTTAGGATATAAAAAAGGTGACTTGCCAAAAACGGAATTATTTTGCAAACATAATATATCTTTGCCAATATTTGATTTGATGCCGATAGAAACTACTTACGAGGTCGTTAATAGAGTTAGTAAGGTCCTTGATAGTTACTAA
- the gmd gene encoding GDP-mannose 4,6-dehydratase, with protein MKKALITGITGQDGSYLAELLINKGYEVHGIKRRSSLFNTERIDHLYQDPHLEKRNFILHHGDMTDSISLTRIIQQVQPDEIYNLAAQSHVAVSFEEPEYTANSDGLGALRILESIRILNLEKKTRFYQASTSELYGMVQETPQKETTPFYPRSPYAIAKLYAYWITVNYREAYGIYACNGILFNHESPVRGETFVTRKITRGLSRIKLKLQDCLYLGNLNAKRDWGHAKDYVEMQWLMLQQNKPEDFVIATGIQYSVREFIEIAAQALKMDIEWKGSGLNEVGIYKNKEVIKIDERYFRPTEVETLLGDATKAHEKLGWKPKISFQNLVEEMVEEDYKISKRNELIRNSGYSILDYYE; from the coding sequence ATGAAAAAAGCTTTAATAACAGGCATTACAGGACAAGATGGTTCATATCTGGCCGAATTACTTATTAATAAAGGTTATGAGGTACATGGTATCAAAAGAAGATCATCTCTATTCAATACTGAAAGAATTGATCATTTATATCAAGATCCACATTTAGAAAAAAGAAATTTCATTTTGCATCATGGAGATATGACTGATTCAATTTCTCTTACACGCATAATTCAACAAGTCCAACCAGATGAGATTTATAATTTAGCTGCCCAAAGTCATGTTGCTGTATCATTCGAAGAGCCTGAATATACAGCAAACTCTGATGGATTAGGTGCTCTCAGAATTCTTGAATCTATTAGAATTCTTAACCTAGAAAAAAAGACACGTTTTTATCAAGCAAGTACCTCTGAATTATATGGAATGGTTCAAGAAACTCCGCAAAAAGAAACTACACCTTTTTACCCTAGGAGTCCTTATGCAATAGCCAAATTATATGCATATTGGATAACCGTAAATTATAGAGAAGCATATGGTATTTATGCTTGCAATGGAATTTTATTTAATCACGAATCTCCAGTAAGAGGTGAAACATTTGTAACGAGGAAAATTACCCGCGGACTCTCAAGAATTAAATTAAAGCTTCAAGATTGTTTATACCTAGGCAATCTAAATGCCAAGCGAGATTGGGGCCATGCTAAAGATTATGTCGAGATGCAATGGTTAATGCTTCAGCAAAATAAACCTGAAGATTTTGTTATCGCAACGGGTATTCAATACTCTGTAAGAGAATTTATAGAAATTGCTGCACAAGCTCTAAAAATGGATATCGAGTGGAAAGGAAGTGGCCTTAATGAAGTTGGGATATATAAGAATAAGGAAGTTATTAAAATTGATGAAAGATATTTTAGGCCTACAGAAGTTGAGACATTATTAGGAGATGCTACTAAAGCTCATGAAAAATTGGGATGGAAACCAAAAATTAGTTTCCAAAACTTAGTGGAAGAAATGGTTGAAGAAGATTATAAAATTTCAAAAAGAAATGAATTAATTAGAAATAGTGGTTATTCAATTTTAGATTATTACGAATGA
- a CDS encoding N-acetylneuraminate synthase family protein yields MEIKGREISSNNFPLIIAEIGINHGGSLDVAKNMVYEAAKSGAECVKHQTHFVEDEMTEDAKEIFPPNANASIWEVIEKCALNRDEEFALKQYAEELGLIYISTPFSRAAADFLEEIDIPAFKIGSGECNNIPLVRHITKFKKPIIISTGMQSLTSLDKTVKILNQGKIDYALLECTNLYPSPPEFVSLLGISELSKKFPNTIIGFSDHSIGPHMALASIPLGASIIERHFTDTKYRKGPDISCSMDPSELSFLIKKSKEIYIASKNQKSRTTPEEDVYKFARSSLVADRDLKEGQIIKEEDIWARRPGNGEIPGYLFDEILGKKLKNSIKFNQQLKWENFVKD; encoded by the coding sequence ATGGAAATAAAAGGTCGGGAAATCAGTTCTAATAATTTTCCGTTAATAATTGCGGAAATTGGTATTAATCATGGGGGAAGTTTGGATGTAGCAAAAAATATGGTTTATGAAGCTGCAAAATCTGGAGCCGAATGTGTTAAGCATCAAACTCATTTCGTGGAAGATGAAATGACAGAGGATGCAAAAGAAATTTTTCCTCCTAATGCTAATGCTTCAATTTGGGAAGTAATTGAAAAATGTGCTTTAAATAGGGATGAAGAATTCGCCTTAAAACAATATGCTGAGGAATTGGGACTTATTTATATCTCAACTCCTTTTTCAAGAGCTGCTGCTGATTTTCTAGAGGAAATTGATATTCCAGCTTTTAAGATAGGTTCAGGAGAGTGTAATAACATACCACTTGTAAGACATATTACCAAATTTAAAAAACCGATCATCATCTCAACTGGTATGCAATCTCTAACAAGTTTAGATAAAACTGTAAAAATTTTAAATCAGGGGAAAATTGATTACGCTTTATTAGAATGTACGAATTTATATCCATCTCCTCCTGAATTTGTTTCTTTATTGGGAATATCAGAGTTAAGCAAGAAATTTCCTAATACTATTATTGGGTTTTCAGATCACTCAATCGGACCCCATATGGCTTTAGCCTCTATTCCTCTAGGCGCATCAATAATTGAAAGACATTTTACAGATACAAAATATAGAAAAGGTCCTGATATATCTTGTTCAATGGATCCTAGTGAGCTTAGTTTTTTAATTAAGAAGTCAAAGGAAATATACATAGCATCTAAAAATCAAAAATCAAGAACAACGCCAGAGGAGGATGTATATAAATTTGCTCGAAGTAGCTTAGTTGCTGATAGGGATTTAAAAGAAGGGCAAATCATAAAAGAAGAAGATATTTGGGCAAGAAGGCCCGGGAATGGTGAAATACCTGGTTACTTATTTGATGAGATACTCGGAAAGAAGTTAAAAAATAGTATTAAATTTAATCAACAGTTGAAATGGGAAAATTTTGTCAAAGATTAA
- a CDS encoding GDP-L-fucose synthase family protein, with amino-acid sequence MTNTSQKRIFIAGHNGMVGSAILKVLKKSKNIIILTRTRKELDLTNQDSVRKFFHYEKPNEVYIAAAKVGGIFANNTYPAEFITENLLIQTNIIQTAFNFGIKKLLFLGSSCIYPKLCDQPISEKDLLNGFLEKTNEPYAIAKIAGIKVCESYNRQYSESHGIDYRSIMPTNLYGPGDNYHEKNSHVIPALIRRIHDAKIKNLEKVEIWGTGSPKREFLHVDDLAEACLHIMNLDKSKINKFIDPMCSHINVGTGLDITIKDLAFKIAKIINYKGLIEFDSSKPDGSPRKLLNTSLINNLGWHPKIELNIGLEKTYQDYLDNYYLEK; translated from the coding sequence ATGACAAATACATCTCAAAAAAGAATTTTTATTGCTGGGCACAATGGGATGGTGGGATCTGCAATTTTAAAGGTTTTAAAAAAAAGCAAAAATATCATAATACTTACAAGAACAAGAAAAGAGCTTGATTTAACTAACCAAGATTCTGTAAGAAAATTCTTTCATTATGAGAAACCAAATGAAGTTTATATTGCAGCAGCTAAAGTAGGCGGTATTTTTGCAAATAATACTTATCCCGCAGAATTCATTACTGAGAATCTTTTAATACAGACAAATATTATCCAAACCGCCTTTAATTTTGGAATAAAAAAGTTACTTTTTTTAGGCTCAAGTTGCATTTATCCCAAACTATGCGATCAACCAATAAGTGAAAAAGATTTACTTAATGGATTTTTAGAGAAAACTAATGAACCATATGCAATTGCAAAAATAGCCGGAATAAAAGTATGTGAAAGTTATAATCGCCAATATTCGGAAAGCCATGGAATTGATTATCGCAGCATAATGCCTACAAATTTATATGGTCCTGGAGATAATTATCATGAAAAAAATAGTCATGTAATCCCAGCTTTAATAAGAAGAATTCATGATGCTAAGATTAAAAATCTAGAAAAAGTTGAGATTTGGGGTACGGGTAGTCCAAAGAGAGAATTCCTTCATGTGGATGACCTCGCTGAGGCATGTCTACATATCATGAATCTTGATAAATCAAAAATAAATAAATTTATAGATCCTATGTGTAGTCATATAAATGTTGGTACAGGTTTAGATATAACAATTAAAGATTTGGCTTTTAAAATAGCCAAAATAATAAATTATAAAGGACTCATTGAGTTTGATAGCTCAAAACCGGACGGTTCACCTAGAAAACTCTTAAATACTAGTCTTATTAACAACTTAGGTTGGCATCCAAAAATAGAACTTAATATTGGATTAGAAAAAACTTATCAAGATTACTTAGATAATTATTATTTAGAAAAATAA
- the rfbA gene encoding glucose-1-phosphate thymidylyltransferase RfbA, with product MKGILLAGGKGTRLNPATLAVSKQLLPIYDKPMVYYPLSTLMLAEIRDILLITTEFDVFRFKKLLGNGNKWGLNISYAVQNKPNGIAEAFIIGEKFINNENCALILGDNIFYGNELSRDLISAKNFLGASIFSSQVRDPHRYGIIEFNQNQKPVKLIEKPTENVSNHAITGLYFFDKDVVSFAKDLKPSKRGELEITDILKVYLEQNRLNVNKLGRGHAWLDTGTHDSLLEASQFVATLEHRQGLKISCPEEIAYKKSYISSDQLKSIALQYKKSNYGNYLLSLLGDKN from the coding sequence ATGAAAGGTATTCTTCTTGCCGGCGGTAAAGGGACTAGGTTAAATCCCGCTACCCTCGCGGTTTCAAAACAATTACTGCCCATATATGATAAGCCAATGGTTTATTATCCATTGTCAACATTAATGCTGGCAGAAATAAGAGATATTTTGCTAATCACTACTGAATTTGATGTCTTTAGATTTAAAAAATTACTTGGTAATGGAAATAAGTGGGGTTTAAATATTTCTTATGCAGTTCAAAATAAACCTAATGGTATTGCAGAGGCATTCATAATTGGAGAAAAATTTATTAATAATGAAAATTGTGCCTTAATTCTTGGTGATAATATTTTTTATGGAAATGAGCTTTCGAGAGACTTAATATCAGCTAAGAATTTCTTGGGTGCTTCAATTTTTTCTTCACAAGTCAGAGATCCACATAGATATGGCATTATTGAATTTAATCAAAATCAAAAGCCGGTAAAACTAATCGAGAAGCCTACTGAAAATGTTTCTAATCATGCGATTACAGGTCTTTATTTTTTTGATAAAGATGTAGTAAGTTTTGCTAAAGACTTAAAACCTTCAAAAAGAGGTGAACTTGAAATTACTGATATTTTAAAAGTTTATTTAGAACAAAATCGGTTAAATGTTAATAAGTTAGGCAGAGGGCATGCATGGCTAGACACAGGTACACATGATTCATTGCTTGAGGCTAGTCAATTTGTGGCGACTTTGGAACATCGGCAAGGTCTAAAGATTAGTTGCCCTGAGGAAATTGCATATAAAAAAAGTTATATTTCATCAGATCAACTAAAATCGATTGCATTGCAATATAAAAAATCGAACTATGGTAACTATTTGTTATCTCTTTTAGGTGATAAGAATTAA
- a CDS encoding formyltransferase family protein: MKKIILLTGNERRHEFFRKNIASDKRYKVIASFCEGNEKSLLNRSINNNVSKIEKLHAAARDSSERDFFDTSIRLTEDFSNPIMIKKGEINDKYIIEKIIKINPDLIVCYGSSLIKEELINVFENRFLNVHLGLSPYYRGSGTNIWALINNEPHMVGATFMYLNKGIDTGKIIHQIRASIFLGDGPHSIGNRLIKEMSNLYKEIINKFNDLSQEVQPISQGKLYLQKDFDEKACKSLYRNFSNNLVENYINTIDSINLPYIVKNKALEKISS, encoded by the coding sequence ATGAAAAAAATTATCTTATTGACAGGAAATGAGAGAAGACATGAATTTTTTAGGAAAAATATTGCATCAGATAAACGTTATAAAGTTATTGCTAGCTTCTGTGAGGGGAATGAAAAAAGTTTATTAAATCGATCAATTAATAATAATGTTTCTAAAATAGAGAAACTACATGCTGCAGCAAGAGATTCTTCAGAAAGAGATTTTTTTGATACTTCAATTAGATTAACTGAGGATTTTTCAAATCCAATAATGATTAAAAAAGGAGAGATTAATGATAAATATATTATTGAAAAAATAATAAAAATTAATCCTGACCTTATAGTCTGTTATGGTTCTTCTTTAATAAAAGAGGAACTTATAAATGTATTTGAAAATCGTTTTTTAAATGTTCACTTAGGCTTATCACCTTACTATAGAGGAAGTGGTACTAATATATGGGCATTAATAAATAATGAGCCACATATGGTAGGAGCTACTTTTATGTATTTAAATAAAGGTATAGATACAGGTAAAATTATTCATCAAATAAGAGCAAGTATATTTCTTGGAGACGGACCACATTCAATAGGTAATAGACTGATAAAAGAAATGTCAAATTTATACAAAGAAATAATTAATAAATTTAATGATTTAAGCCAAGAAGTTCAACCCATCTCTCAAGGTAAACTCTATCTTCAGAAAGATTTTGATGAAAAGGCTTGTAAAAGTCTTTACAGAAATTTTTCTAATAATTTAGTTGAAAATTATATCAATACTATAGATAGTATTAACTTGCCATATATTGTGAAGAATAAAGCTTTAGAAAAAATCTCTTCTTAA
- the neuC gene encoding UDP-N-acetylglucosamine 2-epimerase: MRNYNKNLLFVTGTRADFGKLQPLAIEAIKEGFKVTFFITGMHMLDKYGLTKIEVSLNNDFETVEFLNQRDGDPQDVILSKTIIGFSDYVNELKPDMVIIHGDRIEAIACSIVCATNYILSIHIEGGEVSGTIDEIFRHCNTKLCNIHMVSSEDARKRVIQLGENKKNIYVIGSPELDIHRENSGVSISEVKKRYDITFDEYGICIFHSVTSELDKIDTQAEKFFQALCLSKKNFVVILPNNDPGSEVIKEKIQKLDKKYFKVLPSMRFNYFSELIKNCSLFIGNSSAGVRELPFLGICSINIGSRQTNRGLSSSIKQIDNFDELIIKEAILENWNKRFVKDLAYGKGNAAKEFVNLLKKDELWEKNLQKKFKDSL; encoded by the coding sequence ATGCGAAATTATAATAAGAATCTTCTATTTGTAACTGGAACAAGAGCAGACTTTGGGAAATTACAGCCTCTAGCTATTGAAGCTATAAAAGAAGGATTTAAGGTAACTTTTTTTATAACTGGTATGCATATGTTAGATAAATATGGACTCACAAAAATTGAAGTTTCCTTGAATAATGATTTTGAGACCGTTGAATTCCTTAACCAAAGAGATGGAGATCCTCAAGACGTTATTTTGTCAAAAACAATAATAGGCTTTTCTGATTATGTAAATGAATTAAAACCAGATATGGTAATAATTCATGGTGACCGAATAGAAGCAATTGCGTGCTCAATTGTATGTGCGACTAATTATATATTGAGTATTCATATCGAAGGAGGAGAGGTTTCTGGAACTATTGATGAAATATTTAGACACTGCAATACCAAATTATGCAATATTCATATGGTAAGTTCGGAAGACGCGAGAAAAAGAGTTATCCAGCTTGGAGAGAATAAAAAAAATATTTATGTAATTGGTTCTCCTGAATTAGATATTCACAGGGAGAACTCAGGGGTAAGTATCTCAGAAGTCAAGAAAAGATATGATATAACTTTTGATGAATATGGAATTTGCATATTTCATTCAGTTACTTCTGAACTAGATAAGATCGACACTCAAGCAGAAAAATTCTTTCAAGCACTATGTCTTAGCAAAAAAAATTTCGTTGTCATACTTCCAAATAATGACCCTGGATCTGAGGTTATAAAAGAAAAGATTCAAAAACTTGATAAAAAATATTTTAAAGTTCTCCCTTCAATGCGATTTAACTATTTTTCTGAACTTATAAAAAATTGCAGTTTATTTATCGGCAATTCAAGTGCAGGAGTAAGAGAATTACCCTTTCTAGGGATTTGTTCAATAAATATTGGTTCAAGACAAACCAATAGAGGTTTATCATCTTCAATAAAACAAATTGATAATTTTGATGAGTTAATTATCAAAGAAGCTATTCTTGAAAACTGGAATAAAAGATTTGTAAAAGACTTAGCATATGGGAAAGGTAATGCTGCAAAAGAGTTTGTTAATCTTTTAAAAAAGGATGAGTTATGGGAAAAGAATCTTCAAAAAAAATTCAAGGACTCCTTATGA